In Alteromonas sp. V450, the following proteins share a genomic window:
- the ilvY gene encoding HTH-type transcriptional activator IlvY, producing the protein MDFRSLQLFNHLATSLHFGVTAEAMYVSPSTLSRVIQRLEDELGCTLFKRDNRKVALTHSGHKLLSFSKQALKDWQQLKVDLKEDNDALQGELSVFCSVTASQSHLPAMLRQFRQQHPGVDIRLITGDPALAIEKVKGKQCDLSIAIYTPDMPTDLHFTALDNVPLVLIAPKEWRLTQLSQLDWTKHQVIMPETGPTRRTAYHWFAEHGIRPNVYAYVGGNEAIVSMVALECGVGFVPKVVLDHSSMANAVTQIPVEDIEPYALGLCCLQDKQNEPLINAFMQLNLQTRG; encoded by the coding sequence ATGGATTTTCGTAGTCTACAGCTCTTTAATCACCTTGCTACCAGCCTACACTTTGGCGTAACTGCTGAAGCTATGTATGTATCGCCTTCCACATTAAGCCGCGTGATTCAACGCCTTGAGGACGAACTAGGCTGTACGCTATTTAAGCGTGATAATCGCAAAGTGGCGCTAACTCACAGCGGGCATAAGTTACTGTCGTTTTCCAAGCAAGCGCTGAAAGACTGGCAGCAGTTAAAAGTAGATTTAAAAGAAGATAACGACGCATTGCAGGGTGAGCTCAGCGTATTTTGCTCGGTTACCGCCAGTCAAAGTCATTTGCCCGCTATGCTCAGACAATTCAGGCAGCAGCATCCTGGCGTAGATATACGCCTTATTACCGGCGACCCTGCCCTTGCCATAGAAAAAGTTAAAGGCAAACAGTGCGATTTATCTATAGCTATTTACACCCCTGATATGCCGACAGATTTGCATTTTACCGCCCTTGATAACGTGCCCCTGGTGCTTATTGCGCCAAAGGAATGGCGGCTTACGCAATTAAGTCAGCTTGATTGGACCAAGCATCAGGTGATCATGCCTGAAACTGGGCCAACTCGGCGTACTGCCTACCACTGGTTTGCTGAACATGGCATTCGCCCTAACGTATATGCCTACGTGGGCGGGAATGAAGCTATTGTAAGCATGGTGGCACTTGAATGTGGCGTGGGTTTTGTGCCTAAAGTGGTACTTGATCACTCCAGTATGGCCAATGCTGTAACCCAAATACCTGTTGAAGATATTGAGCCTTATGCCCTCGGTTTATGCTGCCTGCAAGACAAACAAAACGAGCCGCTGATTAACGCCTTTATGCAGCTTAATTTGCAAACGCGTGGGTAA
- a CDS encoding autotransporter assembly complex family protein: MPSIWSRLTSFREPLFRQFILKKSRAVRVLVCHILCTLTFALLNNSYAQEPISYNIQGVEDAQLRNNIRLHLNSLDVEKTLLTDPYWQDEVGETVATAVQPYGYYNSETKVNIEEGDRVTVNVALNAPLTINKVTREIIGAGREDKAFRERFNSLKLKEGDVLNQTIYESFKSSMFNYALSNGYFDYFWQATRLDLVRDEKQANVLLIAQSGPQYKFGELKFIGNDKAKAIIERLKPFQTGDAYSSSTLADFNRSLNQSGYFTRVIARPVVSEADGLQVPIEISLLHRPTDAFNVSVGAATDTGPRLRLGWERPWVNSKGHSVSSDIFISAPEQSVTADYRIPMKNITRDYASIEAGYQFIEYSNTSFESETLSLAAHRYWQGNDSPWQHDGSITYLRETYDQGELSTNTTSLVLPGYSLTYRDKDSELNINNGTYLQMLTQIGKEGYGSDIDFAKAVVEATFIRTFNNVHRIALRGEAGIIKTNRFDDVPTSLRFYAGGDKSVRGFDYREISPTAEVIDPETGELTVDSIGGKYLATSSIEYAYQVAENWRVAAFVDAGTATNDTNTTLTYSTGPGVHWLSPIGPIRLYIARGFAPEENTWQLHIMLGPEL, from the coding sequence ATGCCTTCGATTTGGAGCAGGCTTACTAGTTTTCGAGAGCCTCTATTCCGACAATTTATATTGAAAAAAAGCCGAGCAGTTCGTGTTTTGGTTTGCCATATCTTGTGCACGCTTACTTTCGCCTTGCTTAACAACTCTTACGCCCAAGAGCCTATCTCTTACAATATTCAAGGAGTTGAAGACGCTCAACTTCGCAATAATATTCGCCTGCATTTGAATAGTCTTGATGTAGAAAAAACTCTGCTCACCGACCCCTATTGGCAAGACGAAGTAGGTGAAACAGTAGCGACAGCAGTACAACCCTATGGTTATTACAACAGCGAGACCAAAGTGAACATTGAAGAAGGTGACAGGGTTACCGTGAATGTTGCTTTGAATGCGCCACTCACTATCAATAAGGTTACTCGCGAAATTATAGGTGCAGGACGCGAAGATAAGGCTTTTAGAGAACGTTTCAACTCGCTAAAACTCAAAGAGGGCGACGTGCTAAACCAAACCATCTACGAGTCGTTTAAGTCGTCCATGTTCAACTATGCACTATCTAATGGCTATTTTGATTACTTTTGGCAGGCTACTCGCCTCGACTTGGTGCGCGATGAAAAACAAGCCAACGTTCTGCTCATCGCACAGAGTGGCCCTCAGTACAAATTTGGTGAGCTAAAATTTATTGGCAACGACAAGGCAAAAGCTATCATCGAGCGACTGAAGCCCTTTCAAACGGGCGATGCGTACTCTTCATCTACGTTAGCTGACTTTAACAGAAGCCTGAATCAATCAGGGTATTTTACCCGCGTCATTGCCCGACCGGTTGTAAGTGAGGCTGATGGCTTGCAGGTTCCCATAGAAATATCATTGCTTCACCGCCCCACCGATGCGTTTAATGTTTCTGTTGGCGCGGCCACCGATACCGGACCACGGCTTCGCTTAGGTTGGGAGCGACCTTGGGTTAACAGCAAAGGTCACTCAGTTTCATCGGATATTTTCATTTCAGCACCAGAGCAATCCGTCACTGCTGATTACCGCATACCAATGAAAAATATCACTCGAGACTATGCCAGTATAGAAGCGGGCTACCAGTTTATTGAATACAGCAATACCTCGTTTGAAAGTGAAACGTTATCTTTAGCGGCACATCGATATTGGCAGGGTAATGATTCACCTTGGCAGCACGATGGCTCTATCACTTACTTACGTGAAACTTATGATCAGGGAGAGTTGAGCACGAATACCACCTCTTTGGTGCTGCCAGGGTACTCGTTAACCTATCGTGATAAAGACAGTGAACTTAATATTAATAACGGTACCTACCTTCAAATGCTCACCCAAATTGGTAAAGAAGGGTACGGTTCTGATATCGATTTTGCCAAAGCCGTTGTCGAAGCAACGTTTATAAGAACGTTTAATAATGTACACAGAATAGCGCTGCGCGGTGAGGCTGGGATCATAAAAACTAATCGTTTTGATGACGTACCTACTTCGCTGCGTTTTTACGCCGGGGGCGATAAAAGTGTTCGTGGCTTTGACTATCGAGAGATCTCTCCAACAGCGGAAGTTATCGACCCGGAAACAGGCGAACTTACCGTTGATTCAATTGGTGGGAAATACCTCGCTACGTCAAGTATAGAATATGCCTATCAAGTGGCAGAGAATTGGCGAGTAGCAGCTTTTGTTGACGCGGGCACAGCAACTAACGATACGAATACAACGCTGACATACAGTACTGGGCCCGGTGTACATTGGCTCTCGCCAATTGGCCCAATACGATTATATATAGCAAGAGGTTTTGCGCCAGAAGAAAACACATGGCAGCTACATATTATGTTGGGGCCTGAGCTATGA
- a CDS encoding multidrug effflux MFS transporter codes for MPQTPNGVSVETAVAQKPALGLVEFVALMATMTSLVALSIDAMLPALIQIGESLNVEEDHQTHLIVTVFFLGMAFGQMFFGPFSDSRGRRLTILVGLCIFALGTFVCMLATNLETMLVGRVIQAFGVSGPRIASMAIIRDLYVGDAMAKVMSFIMMVFILVPMLAPIIGQTVMELSSWFHIFTLFLIVATMAGIWFFSRQGETLPRAKRKKFSWAQFFLSSKYILTNPAVMGYTFAMGCIFGAFLAYLSASQTIFTVFYDVGEWFPYIFATLAFSIGLASYFNGKMVMRFGMRKLCRFALKGVNCFAVVYLALLFAYDGLPPLIPTVAVMFVGFFFVGILFGNLNAMAMQPLGDMAGLGAAIIGCFSSLFSVPVALIVDSFLNGNLMPIGWGFLVFFALAYVSVRFAERLR; via the coding sequence ATGCCCCAGACACCTAATGGCGTATCTGTTGAAACCGCAGTTGCGCAAAAGCCCGCCCTTGGCCTTGTTGAATTTGTAGCTTTAATGGCAACGATGACTTCGCTAGTAGCACTGAGTATAGATGCTATGTTGCCCGCACTTATTCAAATTGGTGAGTCTCTAAATGTGGAAGAAGATCATCAAACCCATTTAATTGTCACCGTTTTCTTTTTAGGCATGGCATTTGGGCAAATGTTTTTCGGTCCGTTTTCAGATAGCCGCGGTCGTCGTTTAACTATATTAGTGGGCTTGTGTATTTTCGCCTTAGGTACTTTTGTGTGTATGTTGGCAACCAACCTGGAAACCATGCTGGTGGGGCGTGTTATTCAGGCGTTTGGCGTATCAGGCCCTCGCATAGCCTCAATGGCCATTATTCGTGACCTATACGTAGGCGATGCAATGGCAAAAGTCATGTCGTTTATCATGATGGTATTTATTTTAGTACCTATGCTGGCGCCTATTATCGGGCAAACGGTGATGGAGTTATCTTCATGGTTCCATATTTTCACGCTATTTCTTATTGTGGCTACCATGGCTGGTATCTGGTTCTTTTCTCGTCAAGGAGAAACCTTGCCGCGGGCGAAGCGTAAAAAGTTTTCATGGGCGCAGTTTTTTTTATCGTCAAAGTATATTCTGACTAACCCAGCAGTGATGGGTTACACCTTTGCTATGGGCTGTATTTTTGGAGCATTTCTGGCGTACTTAAGTGCATCGCAAACCATATTTACTGTGTTTTACGACGTGGGCGAGTGGTTCCCGTATATCTTTGCTACCCTCGCCTTTTCCATAGGCCTTGCTTCTTACTTTAACGGAAAAATGGTAATGCGCTTCGGCATGCGCAAGCTGTGTCGATTTGCGCTTAAAGGCGTAAATTGTTTTGCGGTGGTGTATTTGGCACTGCTATTTGCTTACGATGGTCTGCCGCCATTAATTCCGACCGTGGCCGTTATGTTCGTTGGCTTTTTCTTTGTAGGTATTCTGTTTGGCAATTTAAACGCTATGGCAATGCAGCCTCTTGGCGATATGGCTGGTTTAGGTGCAGCAATTATTGGTTGCTTTTCAAGCTTATTCTCGGTGCCTGTTGCCCTTATAGTCGATAGTTTTTTAAATGGGAACTTGATGCCAATAGGTTGGGGTTTTCTTGTCTTTTTTGCACTGGCTTATGTGTCAGTTCGCTTCGCTGAACGGCTTCGGTAA
- the ilvC gene encoding ketol-acid reductoisomerase, with product MANYFNTLSLRQQLDQLGRCRFMARDEFADGCQFLKGKKIVIVGCGAQGLNQGLNMRDSGLDVSYALRQAAIDEQRDSYKRATSNGFTVGTYQQLIPEADVVYNLTPDKQHASVVEAVMPLMKEGATLGYSHGFNIVEEGQQIRSDITVIMCAPKSPGSEVREEYKRGFGVPTLIAVHPENDPEGKGWDQAKALASATGGDRAGVLESSFVAEVKSDLMGEQTILCGMQQVAAVLAFEKMVDDGIDPGYAGALIQYGLEAITEALKIGGVTNMMDRLSNPAKVKAFELSEQLTDLLRPLFEKHQDDIISGEFSRTMMEDWANGDANLLKWREETGETAFENAPAYEGEISEQEFFDHGILLVAMIKCGVEVAFDVMVEAGILPESAYYESLHETPLISNTIARKRLYEMNVVISDTAEYGNYLFANAAIPILREKFMPTIDTSVIGKGLAATSNQVENKRLVEINEAIRSHGVESVGKTLRGYMTDMKAIIG from the coding sequence ATGGCTAATTATTTCAACACCCTGTCACTTCGCCAGCAGTTAGATCAGCTTGGCCGCTGCCGTTTCATGGCACGCGATGAATTTGCTGACGGTTGTCAGTTCTTAAAAGGCAAGAAAATTGTCATTGTAGGCTGCGGCGCGCAGGGCCTTAACCAAGGCCTGAATATGCGTGACTCAGGGTTAGATGTTTCTTATGCGCTGCGTCAGGCAGCCATTGATGAGCAACGCGACTCATATAAGCGCGCAACCAGTAACGGATTTACCGTTGGTACTTACCAACAGCTCATTCCAGAAGCAGACGTGGTATATAACCTAACACCTGATAAGCAGCACGCTAGCGTAGTTGAAGCTGTTATGCCGCTTATGAAAGAAGGTGCGACACTAGGTTACTCTCACGGTTTCAACATTGTTGAAGAAGGCCAGCAGATCCGTAGCGATATCACAGTTATTATGTGTGCGCCGAAAAGCCCAGGTTCTGAAGTACGTGAAGAATATAAGCGTGGTTTTGGTGTACCAACACTTATTGCCGTGCACCCAGAAAACGACCCTGAAGGTAAAGGGTGGGATCAGGCTAAAGCACTTGCTAGTGCAACGGGCGGTGACCGCGCAGGTGTACTTGAGTCATCATTTGTGGCTGAAGTTAAATCTGACCTTATGGGCGAGCAAACCATTTTATGTGGTATGCAACAAGTTGCAGCAGTACTTGCGTTTGAAAAAATGGTTGATGACGGCATTGACCCAGGTTACGCAGGCGCACTTATTCAGTACGGCCTAGAAGCCATTACTGAAGCACTTAAGATTGGCGGTGTAACCAACATGATGGACCGTCTATCAAACCCTGCAAAAGTGAAAGCATTTGAGCTTTCTGAGCAGCTAACCGATTTACTTCGTCCGCTATTTGAAAAGCACCAAGACGACATCATCAGCGGTGAGTTCTCTCGCACTATGATGGAAGACTGGGCCAATGGCGATGCGAACCTACTTAAGTGGCGTGAAGAAACCGGTGAAACCGCGTTTGAAAACGCACCGGCTTATGAAGGTGAAATCAGTGAGCAAGAATTCTTTGACCACGGCATCTTACTGGTTGCCATGATCAAATGCGGTGTTGAAGTGGCGTTCGACGTAATGGTTGAAGCAGGAATTCTACCTGAGTCTGCGTACTACGAATCACTACATGAAACACCGCTTATTTCTAACACAATCGCACGTAAGCGTTTGTATGAAATGAACGTTGTTATTTCAGACACAGCAGAATACGGAAACTACTTGTTTGCCAACGCAGCAATTCCGATTTTGCGTGAGAAATTTATGCCTACCATTGATACCAGCGTTATCGGTAAGGGTTTAGCAGCTACTTCTAATCAAGTAGAGAACAAACGCCTTGTTGAAATTAACGAAGCCATTCGTTCACACGGTGTGGAATCGGTAGGTAAGACCTTGCGTGGCTACATGACTGACATGAAAGCCATCATAGGATAG